DNA from Elaeis guineensis isolate ETL-2024a chromosome 2, EG11, whole genome shotgun sequence:
CTGGTCTTTTTCTTGCAGTTGGCCTTTTGAACATGAATGGAATGGTAGGAGCCTCATTCGAAGATGGAGAGTTTCAATAGTTGCTGGTTCTTGGCGTAGCACATTCATTTTTCTGGCGAGTTAGGGGTAAAGTAAAGCCAAGCTAAGCGAGTTTTCTATTCATTTCGGTTGTGAGCAAACACACACAAGTAAAGGGTATAATGGCAAGCAGGAAAGGGACAGTACCTCACCTATTAGGAGAGCCATCAggcaatagaaagaaagaaaagggatcTTAGGGAAGCCACTATTTGTTTCTACTTCTTTTGAAAACgagcaagaaaaagaaaggacTAAGTCAAGGGCTAGAGCCAATTCAGTTCAAGAAAGCTCTTTTATCATACGGGATTACCCGTGCCATTTTCATTCCTTGAGTGGATTGAGAAAATATCTCATAGTACTTGAGTGCTTATGAGTATATATTTCCAGATCTCCCTATGCTTAACCTTAACATTGGAGGGAGGGAATTGACTAAGGGTCTGAAAGAGATTCACCATATGACGACTATCAAGCAGGTGATTAGGGAGAAGGTAATTATACATACTATTCCAGTTTCCTTACATCCGATGCTAATTCCCTCTCTGCCGAGCCAGTTGGAGTGAAAAGGGTTGGAGTGTTAAGCATATACTCTTGAAAGTTCTAAGTATATTTTCTAGCACTATTCCATATATGGTTATGTCTAGCCTATAAGTAGAAAGATCAGTCCCAAAAGTTTCGCATTCCCTCTATTCCCTAAGAAATTTCCTCTACCTGTAGTCGGAGTACGCAATCAAGTTTTCCATCAGTcccttttcttttgtcttttttcATTTCTTGAATGGAGGGTTTTACAGTGAAAGCAAGTTAGAAAGGAAGCTGCGTCTCTTTCTCTTAGTTAGAAAATCAAATGATCAAACCAGTGAAAGATAGTTCCTTTTATCAATCTTTACCTCTTTTGGAAGGGCAGCGTATTTAGTACAAGCTAGTGATAAAGCTTAGGCACGTAGTTCCCGGATAGTCTCTGCCTCTTTACCTTGTGGGTAAGTTGTCTAGTCCCATTGCCCCTAGGTAAAGGGCTTGGGTCTACTGATTGCCTTGCTCTTGCCATCCTTGCCTCTATTGCTATTAGGGCTGGTTCTCGATCTGGAACAACTGACTCTAGTACTGGTGCTTGCTTTGCTTATGGCGTATATGGATCACGAAGGTCTGGGTCACGCTCACGAACGTCAGAATCAGGCTCTCGATCACTACTCTCAGAATCTGGATCTCGACCAGATCCTCAATCCTACCTTGACGCACTTCTCGCTTTGATATTTGCTGCACTCTTTCGCTTGAAATGGAGGTTCTGAATCCAAATCCATGAGAGCTTTCATTCCAATCTTTTATAGATGATCTGAGTGTGATGATCAATGCCACTTTACCCTACCATGGGCTCTCATTGTTCACACCTGAATTCGGACTTGCTTGACCCTGCTGATGACTCGGATGCTAAAGACAAATCGTGTGCGGGGCCTTTTTCAGAAAAATTGCTTATCGCAGCATAGAAAACTCTGAACTATGGAAAGTCATGAGGCAGTCCCTCACCACTGAGAAGGTCAGGATGGAGCTAAGAAAAGGGTTTCTGGCCCAACAATCAAAGCTCGTCTGCTCAGAGCCTTAGAGAGGTCAAGGAGGTCAACAGGAGTGAGACGGAAAGGAAAAAGCATGAGCTTGATGTTCGACAGAAAGGAAAGGGGCTCAAAGCGAAGTATAGAAAGAGAAgcggggaagagaaaaaaagactCATCCGCCCAAAGAAAGAGTCCTTACCTGACGAGAGCCAGTTTTGGGGATCAAGTCCACTGACAAAATCTGATGAGAGAAAGGGGGAGCCCCTTTCAGTTTCCAGTAGTACTACTTTGATTTGCTTCTTCAACAGTAGACGAGAATAGACCGTTGAAATAGATCTCTGCCCAAAGAAAGAACTTTCCTTATGAATGAGGTTGGTCGACAGGTATGAAGACAACTTGCCAATCTATTAGCATAGAGGGTAGACAAGAACATCTTTGGTACTGAACAGAAAGATTGGGTTGACTAGGATGATGAATTGAGTGAACTAAGTTGGTCATTCACAGCTTCAATCACTTTTGAGACAAATCAGGATCAGATGTACAGATCTGCGCTTTCCATTATAGACATTTACCTTGAACTACTGATGAAATGCTTCCTTCCTGAGAAGCAGACTCTGGCCTACGACAGGTTATCCCCCCCTCACAGATTGTTCTTCTTGGTCGTCGAGACCTATTGCTGTCATAATGTGAAAACACAAAATGCCAACAATGTCAAATCCACAAGCGAAACTCATTCACCACGCCCTATCTTTAGAACTCAAAATGTTGACTCTCAGTCATAAAAAAACTGCTTTCCTTGATCAACGATCAGTCCCGGCCCAGTAGCCGAGAAATCCATTCCTTTAACCAGAGTAGGAGTAGCCGGAGCTCTAGGCAGGAGAAGTCAGGCGTGAATCCCGATCTGAGTCCAAGAGTAGTAGTTCCGATCGATCAAAGCAGTCGAAATGAAGCAAGAATCCCTTTAAGCCGTCATCAGTCAAGTGAGGCAATCAATCTCCTTTTTCGTGGTTGACCGGCAAAGCAAAGACCAGCAGTCTTGTCGGGTTTGGAAGCACAGTcccaaagaaaagagaaaatagtTGAATCAGAAAGGAAAGGCTTTGTTGAGGACGTGTGCTCTTACTCAAAGTCGTTTCACTTTCCCCAAAAGAACAATAAGAGTGATTGAGCGCAGATCTCTCATAGGAATAAAACTAGGCATGGATCTTGGGTCGGAGGTTCTTCCTCAGGTAGAGGACATAGAAGAAAGAGGGGAATGAGGTCTACAATGGGGGAAAAGGAATTCCGGCAAGCCTGAAGCCTTtgtttgataataaaaaaaagacaACAGCTAGTGGGCACCATAGACCTCCACTCGCTCATCCATCAACCTTCATTTTCCATCATTCCTTCACTTCCATCCAGAGTCAGAGTTAATAATATCAAGTTCTCTCTGTAAAATCTTCTTCAGGACtccaaaatatctttttttttcctctgtaaAATCTACTTTTGGACTCCAAATCTATTGTCCTCAGCATATCTGAGGTCAGAAAGGATTGGCActgcacatgaaaaaattttcacaaGATTTATttgtcaaaataattattttccgATCATGAAAACCTGTCAATTTTCAATATGTGCATGCTATAATATTGTTTTTCTGTGCAATCTCTCCTTCACATCTTATGCATAGATTCGTGGAATGGAACGTTTTGTATTTTGCAAgcaaccaacaaaaaaaaaaaaaaaaaaaaagcattaagTTGGTGCTCCGTCTGTTTCCAACAATGCGATGCCGACGGGATTTATTGAATGGTGCGAAAGAGTGGCCAGAAATTTCTCTTGGAGATATCAAGTCCGAGTTTGGATCCTGCGGAGCATGTTTGGCACCGTACAGCCCTCGGTTGCCACCACATCATCAGCGATCTATCTCCGTGACGGATGATGTGGCGGTGACCGAGCGCTGGACAGCTCTCTACGGTGCAAAAATACACCGCAGAGGATCCTGATTAGAGTCAATGCTACGGAGTCAATGCCTTTGCTCTCATCTCATATTAGATTCTTGCATTGCCAGCCGGTCCTGATCACTGATAGCCTGTGAGAGAAATCAGATCTAGCAATCTCTTCTTTTGCTCCCAGTCCCAAGTAGTGCTGGAAGAAGATGGCAATGATATTGGATGCCTTCGTCTCTAAATTTGTAGACCTACTGGTCGAGTTGGCGAAGAAAATGGTTGATATGCTCTTGGGTGTGCCTGGCGAGATCGAAAAGCTCCAGAATAATTTCCATATGATTACGATCAGTGAAGTCCTTGCCGATGCCGAGAGGAGGAGAATCAACGATGGGGCCATTGATTACTGGCTTAAGCAGCTCAAGGATGTTATGTACGATGCCGATGACATCCTCGACCGTTGTCGCATCGAGGCCGACAAGCGTAGCGAAGGATCTTCCTCCACTACTTCTTCGGTACGCTTCTCCTTTCCCTTTCTCTCTTGGATCCGAAAGCCTCCGGTTCCTCATGAGATTGGCACGGAAATTAGAGAACTCAATCAGAAGCTTGATGAGATTTGGAGGAGGAGGTCTGAATTCAATCTGGAACGCAGTTCCCCTGACATGCAGCGAGTGACATCTCAAATTACTCGCAAGACATCTCCTGTAGGTGAGATGGATGTTGTAGGATCTAAAATTGAAGAGCACACTCAGAGATTGGTTGATTCGCTAATGAAGGATGACAGACGGGGAAACGTTCTTGTTTTCGCAATTGTGGGTGCGGGGGGGATCGGTAAGACGACGCTTGCTCAAAGGATATATAATGATCAGAGGATTCAGGAGAAGTTCTCAGTGAAGAAGTGGGTGTGTGTATCGCAAGAATTTGATGATATAATTTTGCTGAAAGATATCTACGGCGGCACCAAGGATGATCTTGCCGGGGAGCAGAGTAAGTCCTCGCTTGAGCCCAGAGTCGAGATAAGTCTTACGGATAAGAAGTTGTTTCTTGTTCTTGACGATGTTTGGACGGCAAAGGTCTGGTGTGACTTGTTATGCAATACGTTAAAAAGTTGTGCTGTTGGCAGTAGGATCCTTGTCACTACAAGAAACGAACAGATCGCGATGCAGATGAGGGCAGTGAACACCCATCACATCAACAAACTGTCTTCAAAAGATAGTTGGTTATTGCTTTGCAAGAAGGTGGTCTTGACAGGGGAGGAGGAAGAGATCCAGCATCTGGAGGACATAGGGATGGAGATTGTTAAGAAGTGTGATGGCCTTCCTCTAGCCATTAAAGCGATTGCAGGGGTGCTATGCACGAAGGAGATGACCAGGAGTGCTTGGAATCGAGTTCTTGGAAGCACCGCATGGTCCACATCTGGGCTTCCCGAGGATGTTCAGGGAGCACTGTATTTGAGTTATGAAGACCTACCAGGCTATCTGAAGCAATGCTTTTTATATTGCTCATTATTTCCTGAAGACTATACATTCAGCATGCATGAAATTACTGAACTTTGGATTGCTGAGGGATTTGTGAAAGCTGATCAGGGGAGTTTGACGATGGAAGAGACAGCTGAAGAGTACTACAGAGAGTTGATTATGCGAAATCTTCTGCAGCGATATTCCGACAGTCTGCTCAGCTGTCAGATGCATGACCTCCTGCACTGTCTTGCTCGGTATCTAGCACGAGATGAGAGCTCGGTTGTCAGGAAGGTGCATGAAATAGGCAGCAGCAACGAATTGATGAAGCTGCGCCGTGCATTTCTGAGAGACAAGGAAACAACGGAAATCCCTGATGTATTCGTGAAACAGGAGTCGCTGAGGACTCTaatttggcgatggagctcgatgTCTGAGGCTCATATGGATGTTGTTTGTAATGAGCTTTCTCGTTTGAGACTGCTGGATATGTCTTGCTTAAAGATTCAAAGATTGCCAGATTCTTTGGGTAACCTGATACACCTGAGGTACCTAAATATCTCATGGTCAGAGATAAGCGTGATACCGGAAACCATAGGGAATCTCAGAAATCTACAGAGACTAGATATGTCATCTACTAATATAAGCATGATACCGGAAAGCATAGGAAATCTCAGAAATCTAAGTTACTTGAATATCAATGGCTGTCGATCGGTCGCTTTCTCGCCTTCCCAACAGTATCGTGAATTTACACAACCTAAGGAGTCTCAATCTTGAAGATACGGAGGTGTTTGGGATGCCGGCAGGGCTAGGAAGGCTTCAAAATCTCCATACACTACGAGGATTTACGCTGCAGAGGAACAGGTCAGAGGGATGGTGCACGATTGAAGAAGTGAGATCGCTCTCGTGTCTCACGGATCTCTCAATCGCTAGGTTGGAGTGTATATCCAGCAGCTCCGAGGCAAGTGCAGCCGAACTTGGGAACAAGCCCATGCTTAGATCACTCAAATTAAGTTGCACGCCAGGCCTCCAGCCCAGCGAGGAGGAGATGAGGAGCATCGAGGAGGTGTTTGAAGAGCTTTTCCCTCCACCTTCCCTCGAAGAACTGTGGATCCAGCGTTACTTCGGTCGTGAGTTCCCAAAATGGATGGCAAAAACATCTTTACCAGCATCAATTCTTTTTCCAAATTTGAGGCAGTTGGGCCTAACCGGTTGCAGGTACTGTGAGCGGCTTCCGCCTTGCGGACTGCTCCCTAAACTAGAATATCTTGAGGTCGTTGATGCTGATTCAGTCACAAAGGTTGGACCTGAATTTTCGGTTGGTAGTAATAGCAGCACTAATAGTGGCGGCGGTAGAGCAGCAGTAGATGCCTCCAAGTATGCATTCCCCAGGTTGGAGACACTATTCTTTAACAGGATGCCTAATTGGGAGGAATGGCATTGGGATAAAGAAACACAAGCAATGCCATGTCTAAAGTATCTGAGGCTTTTCAACTGCCCCAAGTTGATGTCTCTTCCCGAGAGTCTCCTGCTCCACGCAACCTCCCTCACAAAATTGATAATCCAGAGTGCCAAGGGTCTAACGACAATTGAGAACCTCCTTTCACTCACAACCCTCAAGGTATATGACTGCCTGAAACTGGAGAAAGTTTCGGACCTCCCTGCGCTCACAAACCTCACGGTTTGGCGGTGCCCGAAATTGAAGTTTGTGGAGAATCTTCCATCGTTGAAAATGATGTCACTCAGAGATTATGACATGAAATCACTCCCATCATACTTGCTGAAAAGAGCGCAAAGAggtacaaagaaaagaaaaagagtacGAGTAGCGCATCTGGAGAAGCTGGAGATCCACAACTGCAGCATGGAACTGATAAGAAAGTTTTGCCAAAGGGCCAGCCCAGAGTGGCCAACGATCCAAGACAACCAGGAGGTGCATGTATACTCCCAAGATAGATCAGTGTATGCCTCGTATAACAAGTCCCCCTTCGGCTTCACTACAAATTTCGACGACAGCACCACCACCAGCAGTTCCGGGATGCCCTCAATTAGCAGTGGCACTGGTATCTGATCCACGCCCCCTCCATGCTCCCTTTCAGTGATGGTTACAGTTCTTTCTAGGTATATAGCTTGCCTTGACCtgtcttcattttctctctcttttctttctttccttacagGAAACAGCTTATGAGATCTTTACATTGCAATGGCAGTTAGCTAAGCCTTTTTCCAGTTCTTTGTTCCCACACAAAGTATTCCTTgatacatattttaaaatttatatatcttGATTGATTCCGATAATGGAGAAAGTTTGGTAGAATTATTTTTCTTGAGCATGTAAATGAACTAGAAGGATCGGAAGCTTCTTTTAGCCAATGGACTTAGCAATTCGATCTTCACTTTTCTTGTGGTCCAACATATGTTCTCGCATATTTGGTTTCCGAGGAATAACTGGATTATCAGAAGATCTTCTAAATCTTTATCTCAAATTCTGGATGCTATTTGATTTTTTTGGAAAAGAATGGAGTTCGGTGTCTAGTGCAAAATACGCGTCTGCTCTTGATCAATTTAGAAGGCCATGCTTTTCTTAGACGGTTTTAGAAGGTAATATTTGTATTAGACAATTTTTTGGTACTTacatttacatcaaaaaaaattttttggtacTTACAGTTGCAATCGTTTCCTATCTGATAAAATATATTAGAAGGAAAGCCTCGCTCCTCTTAAaatgaaaaatattaatataatggtATTTGAAATACACTAAATATATTTCTGTTGCATTACATGAATAGAGGTAAAAATACAATTTTTCAAGATGTGAATATTTTTCATCCTCAGCCTTCACAAATTGAAGGAAAATTAAGGTTAGATTATTTATCGTCATTGTTCATCCTCCTTTACAAATTTATGATAACATCTATATTTATGTGgttgtagagaaaaattagaaattcGTTATTGAGGATTAAACTACAGTTTATTGACCTAAGATAACATTCTTGAGTGGGAGATTGTTATTAATATCCTCTACATTCTATTTTAAGTTATATTTTATATGGCTTTAGGTCATGAAGATGGAAACTTAATGTAGCATGCCATAGATCTTATAATTAATCCAAAGTAAACATATCAGATTTTGCAGGTTCACCAGTAGGAACAGTACGATGGCGTGATCCTAGGTTCATTCATACAAGTTTGCTATAGGACTTATGGCCAAATATAAAGTATCTAATTTAttctacatttttgttttgatatATTGATAGCTCATCTATAGCTTAGCTCTTAGGGCAAGTTCTGCAAGATGATTACCTGTTCATTGTCATTTTACTAGACTTTGAAAATTGGCGATTGCTTTTATGAGAAGCCTTGTGAGTAATAATATTCTTATCTAACATTGTTGTAGGTATATATACAGGCTTGGGCATAGATTATTTAATGGTTTGTACATTTGgacacatctcctcaccctagACAAGACTCTTTACAGCGTGTTGTCATCTTTGGCGATATGGGAAAGAGGTAAGTAATTTTCTTTTAGCTTCACTCTATGATCGTACTCCATATATCTCCATGCCTATTTTGTATCCAAttattgtttttttctttttttttttgatacctaTCTTGTTTTTCAGTTTGTTAAAGCTTTTTGTTAATACGGTCTCCATAGAgagattttctttctatttatgTTTTATGAGCCcatttcattctttcttgaataaAGCGTATGATACTGCGTATTCTGAATATGTGAGATTTTGAGACAATGCTCAGAAACCTAGGTAAAAAATCATTTAGATGAAGACATTGTTAGAGTAAAatgtataaaaataattgaaCTTCGATTCTTTATGTTATTTGTTTTAACATTAGATTTCTCTAGAAGAAATTACTAGATACTTGGTGAAGAAGTTTCATGGACCTCGTTAACTGCATTTTGGCACGTGAAACTTTCATGGATCACTATAGGAATTTAAAATATGCTAGAACGTGCGAATGATTAAGTGGCAGTCAGCCAGAGAGCCAGTAGCGAAACCTAGGACTGACCATAGGTGGTTGCATTCATGGACGTGTTTTGATGTGGTATGAACATAAATGATAGGCCTAGGAAGAGTGCAACTAAAGCATATTTAAGTTAATGACTTGGCTAATGAGTGGCTTGGGTGGAGGTCAGTAAAAAAGTGCAAAGTTGATACCCTTCTCGTCATGGTTGGTGTGTAAGTTTTACAAGGAGGAGAGAGCACCATAGGAATGATGCACTATATTGGTCACAGATTTGAAAAATAAGTTCCTGAAAGCATCATGACCATTGAAACAACAAAATAGTTTAACATCAAAAACTGATCAAAAGTCTATTACATGTCCATTGGAGAAACGTTAAATATGCTACATACCATGATGGTTTGCAAATCATGATGGAAAAGCATGAGGGGAAGGGATAAGACAAAATATTCATGGAAAAATTAGAAAAGGTGCAAAGATAGCCAGCAGGATGGGAGCGGGAGGTATTAGAGTGTAGGACATGGTATGGAGATCAAGTCGCACAAAGTAGTTAGCAAGGAATCTATGCTACTTGTACAAATGCCTCCTCTCTCGTCAAGAGTAGAACCATCCACCAAGAGCCATTACTTCCATAACATATATGGTCGTAGCGGTTCAGCCCCAACTTATTAGTCTTTTTTTCCATGTAAAACTGGTCACATACCCACCTATTTGCATCTTTTCTATATAAATGAATTGCAGATGCCCATCAATGTCATCCACCACTTCTTTCTGGATGATTTCAGTGCCATCTACCAAAACTATTGTTGTTCATCATCATCACTATCTTCAACTTCCCATCCAATGAATCTTTCATTTTTTGGATCTGCCTTATCGTATTCATCAAAGTATATATCTTTCACTTTTTGGATCCGCATTATCGTATTCATCAAAGTATATATGCACTTTTAATTCTATAACATTTTCCTTTCTGCAACCACTTGCATGGTCCATGATTGTCGGATACCAATAAACATCGCTAGAAAATCTTATTCTATGTAATCGGGTGAAAGCATTTTATCTCGACCATTTTATCAATGCTATGCTTTTTATtactataagttttttttttcctttcaataAAAAAGGCGTTTATGTTTTTTGACATTGTCATCAGAATCACATTACCAGTACACACCTAAAATGTTTTTTGTATCAATAATGAGCTGACAATTCTCTAACATATATCACATGGCCAGGTAAAAGGTCATAAGTTCTTTACTCATAGAAATACTAGTGAAAAATGGAAATTGTT
Protein-coding regions in this window:
- the LOC105033178 gene encoding LOW QUALITY PROTEIN: putative disease resistance protein RGA3 (The sequence of the model RefSeq protein was modified relative to this genomic sequence to represent the inferred CDS: deleted 1 base in 1 codon); the encoded protein is MAMILDAFVSKFVDLLVELAKKMVDMLLGVPGEIEKLQNNFHMITISEVLADAERRRINDGAIDYWLKQLKDVMYDADDILDRCRIEADKRSEGSSSTTSSVRFSFPFLSWIRKPPVPHEIGTEIRELNQKLDEIWRRRSEFNLERSSPDMQRVTSQITRKTSPVGEMDVVGSKIEEHTQRLVDSLMKDDRRGNVLVFAIVGAGGIGKTTLAQRIYNDQRIQEKFSVKKWVCVSQEFDDIILLKDIYGGTKDDLAGEQSKSSLEPRVEISLTDKKLFLVLDDVWTAKVWCDLLCNTLKSCAVGSRILVTTRNEQIAMQMRAVNTHHINKLSSKDSWLLLCKKVVLTGEEEEIQHLEDIGMEIVKKCDGLPLAIKAIAGVLCTKEMTRSAWNRVLGSTAWSTSGLPEDVQGALYLSYEDLPGYLKQCFLYCSLFPEDYTFSMHEITELWIAEGFVKADQGSLTMEETAEEYYRELIMRNLLQRYSDSLLSCQMHDLLHCLARYLARDESSVVRKVHEIGSSNELMKLRRAFLRDKETTEIPDVFVKQESLRTLIWRWSSMSEAHMDVVCNELSRLRLLDMSCLKIQRLPDSLGNLIHLRYLNISWSEISVIPETIGNLRNLQRLDMSSTNISMIPESIGNLRNLSYLNINGCDRSLSRLPNSIVNLHNLRSLNLEDTEVFGMPAGLGRLQNLHTLRGFTLQRNRSEGWCTIEEVRSLSCLTDLSIARLECISSSSEASAAELGNKPMLRSLKLSCTPGLQPSEEEMRSIEEVFEELFPPPSLEELWIQRYFGREFPKWMAKTSLPASILFPNLRQLGLTGCRYCERLPPCGLLPKLEYLEVVDADSVTKVGPEFSVGSNSSTNSGGGRAAVDASKYAFPRLETLFFNRMPNWEEWHWDKETQAMPCLKYLRLFNCPKLMSLPESLLLHATSLTKLIIQSAKGLTTIENLLSLTTLKVYDCLKLEKVSDLPALTNLTVWRCPKLKFVENLPSLKMMSLRDYDMKSLPSYLLKRAQRGTKKRKRVRVAHLEKLEIHNCSMELIRKFCQRASPEWPTIQDNQEVHVYSQDRSVYASYNKSPFGFTTNFDDSTTTSSSGMPSISSGTGNSL